The following proteins come from a genomic window of Enterobacter chengduensis:
- the yqgB gene encoding acid stress response protein YqgB has product MNKKPVARSGFQHTLLGNGAVYGLLSPFNAAIVVNCFTLNTKS; this is encoded by the coding sequence ATGAATAAGAAACCGGTCGCACGGTCTGGATTTCAGCATACTCTGCTGGGAAACGGAGCCGTTTATGGGTTGTTATCGCCGTTTAACGCTGCGATAGTAGTCAACTGTTTTACACTTAATACAAAGAGTTGA
- the metK gene encoding methionine adenosyltransferase: MAKHLFTSESVSEGHPDKIADQISDAVLDAILAQDPKARVACETYVKTGMVLVGGEITTSAWVDIEEITRNTVREIGYVHSDMGFDANSCAVLSAIGKQSPDINQGVDRADPLEQGAGDQGLMFGYATNETDVLMPAPVTYAHRLVQRQAEVRKNGTLPWLRPDAKSQVTFQYDDGKIVGIDAVVLSTQHSEDIDQKSLQEAVMEEIIKPVLPTEWLSSATKFFINPTGRFVIGGPMGDCGLTGRKIIVDTYGGMARHGGGAFSGKDPSKVDRSAAYAARYVAKNIVAAGLADRCEIQVSYAIGVAEPTSIMVETFGTEKVPSEQLTLLVREFFDLRPYGLIQMLDLLHPIYKETAAYGHFGREHFPWEKTDKAALLREAAGLK; encoded by the coding sequence ATGGCAAAACACCTGTTTACGTCCGAGTCCGTATCAGAAGGACATCCTGATAAAATTGCTGACCAAATCTCCGATGCGGTGCTGGATGCGATCCTGGCGCAGGATCCAAAAGCGCGCGTCGCGTGTGAAACCTATGTCAAAACCGGCATGGTTCTGGTTGGCGGTGAGATCACCACCAGCGCATGGGTTGATATCGAAGAGATCACCCGTAACACGGTGCGTGAGATCGGCTATGTGCATTCTGATATGGGCTTTGATGCCAACTCCTGCGCGGTGCTGAGCGCGATTGGCAAACAGTCTCCAGACATCAACCAGGGCGTTGACCGTGCCGATCCGCTGGAACAGGGCGCGGGCGACCAGGGCCTGATGTTCGGCTATGCAACCAACGAAACCGACGTGCTGATGCCAGCGCCGGTCACCTACGCACACCGTCTGGTGCAGCGTCAGGCTGAAGTGCGTAAAAACGGCACCCTGCCGTGGCTGCGTCCGGATGCGAAAAGCCAGGTCACCTTCCAGTACGACGACGGCAAAATCGTTGGCATCGATGCGGTGGTGCTGTCTACCCAGCATTCCGAAGATATCGATCAGAAATCCCTGCAGGAAGCGGTGATGGAAGAGATCATCAAGCCGGTTCTGCCCACCGAATGGCTGAGCTCTGCGACCAAATTCTTCATCAACCCAACCGGACGCTTCGTTATCGGCGGCCCAATGGGTGACTGCGGCCTGACCGGTCGTAAAATCATCGTTGATACCTACGGCGGCATGGCGCGTCACGGCGGCGGTGCGTTCTCTGGTAAAGACCCGTCTAAAGTTGACCGCTCTGCGGCGTACGCGGCACGTTATGTGGCGAAAAACATCGTTGCTGCTGGCCTGGCTGACCGCTGTGAGATTCAGGTTTCCTACGCCATCGGCGTGGCTGAGCCAACCTCCATCATGGTGGAAACCTTCGGTACCGAGAAAGTGCCTTCAGAACAGCTGACCCTGCTGGTGCGCGAGTTCTTCGACCTGCGTCCGTACGGCCTGATTCAGATGCTGGATCTGCTGCACCCAATCTACAAAGAAACCGCGGCGTACGGTCACTTTGGTCGTGAACATTTCCCATGGGAAAAAACCGACAAAGCGGCGCTGCTGCGTGAAGCTGCCGGTCTGAAGTAA
- the galP gene encoding galactose/proton symporter: MPDNKKQGRTSNKAMTFFVCFLAALAGLLFGLDIGVIAGALPFITDEFQISAHTQEWVVSSMMFGAAVGAVGSGWLSFKLGRKKSLMIGAILFVAGSLFSAAAPNVEVLLVSRVLLGLAVGVASYTAPLYLSEIAPEKIRGSMISMYQLMITIGILGAYLSDTAFSYSGAWRWMLGVIIIPAILLLIGVFFLPDSPRWFAAKRRFHDAERVLMRLRDTSAEAKNELEEIRESLKVKQSGWALFKENSNFRRAVFLGVLLQVMQQFTGMNVIMYYAPKIFELAGYTNTTEQMWGTVIVGLTNVLATFIAIGLVDRWGRKPTLTLGFLVMAAGMGVLGTMMHVGIHSPTAQYFAVGMLLMFIVGFAMSAGPLIWVLCSEIQPLKGRDFGITCSTATNWIANMIVGATFLTMLNTLGNANTFWVYAGLNIFFIVLTIWLVPETKHVSLEHIERNLMKGRPLREIGAHD; this comes from the coding sequence ATGCCTGACAATAAAAAACAGGGGCGTACGTCCAACAAGGCGATGACATTCTTCGTCTGTTTCCTCGCCGCCCTAGCAGGATTACTTTTTGGCCTGGATATCGGCGTGATTGCCGGTGCATTACCTTTCATCACTGACGAATTCCAGATCAGCGCGCACACCCAGGAGTGGGTGGTCAGCTCGATGATGTTTGGCGCTGCCGTCGGGGCCGTCGGCAGCGGCTGGCTCTCCTTCAAGCTCGGGCGCAAAAAGAGCCTGATGATCGGCGCGATCCTGTTCGTTGCCGGTTCACTCTTCTCTGCCGCAGCGCCTAACGTTGAGGTCCTGCTGGTTTCTCGCGTGCTGCTCGGCCTCGCCGTGGGCGTGGCGTCCTATACCGCCCCGCTTTACCTGTCCGAAATCGCGCCGGAGAAAATTCGCGGCAGTATGATTTCGATGTACCAGCTGATGATCACCATCGGTATTTTGGGCGCGTACCTTTCCGACACCGCGTTCAGCTACAGCGGCGCATGGCGCTGGATGCTTGGCGTCATCATCATCCCGGCTATTCTGCTGCTGATTGGCGTCTTCTTCCTGCCGGACAGCCCGCGCTGGTTTGCCGCGAAACGTCGTTTCCACGATGCCGAACGCGTCCTGATGCGCCTGCGCGACACCAGCGCCGAAGCGAAAAACGAGCTGGAAGAGATCCGCGAAAGCCTGAAGGTGAAGCAGTCCGGCTGGGCGCTGTTTAAAGAGAACAGCAACTTCCGCCGCGCGGTGTTCCTCGGCGTGCTGCTTCAGGTGATGCAGCAGTTCACCGGGATGAACGTCATCATGTACTACGCGCCAAAAATCTTTGAGCTGGCGGGCTATACCAACACCACCGAGCAGATGTGGGGTACCGTTATCGTCGGCCTGACCAACGTGCTGGCGACCTTTATCGCCATCGGTCTGGTGGACCGCTGGGGACGCAAGCCTACCCTGACGCTGGGCTTCCTGGTCATGGCGGCCGGTATGGGCGTGCTCGGAACCATGATGCATGTGGGTATTCACTCACCAACCGCCCAATACTTTGCCGTTGGCATGCTGCTGATGTTTATCGTCGGGTTTGCAATGAGCGCCGGTCCGCTGATTTGGGTACTGTGCTCTGAGATCCAGCCGCTGAAGGGGCGTGATTTTGGTATCACCTGCTCTACCGCAACCAACTGGATTGCCAACATGATCGTCGGCGCAACGTTCCTGACCATGCTCAACACCCTGGGTAACGCGAACACCTTCTGGGTTTACGCCGGTCTGAACATCTTCTTTATTGTGCTGACCATCTGGCTGGTTCCAGAAACCAAACACGTTTCGCTGGAACATATTGAACGTAACCTGATGAAAGGTCGCCCGCTGCGCGAAATCGGCGCTCACGACTAA
- a CDS encoding SprT family zinc-dependent metalloprotease encodes MKAPRLPIALQQAVMRSLREKLAQANLKLGRSYPEPKVVYQQRGTAAGTAWLESYEIRLNPVLMMENQQAFIEEVVPHELAHLLVWKHFGRVAPHGKEWKWMMEAVLGVPARRTHQFELESVRRNTFPYRCHCQQHQLTVRRHNRVMRGEATYRCVKCGEPLVAE; translated from the coding sequence ATGAAAGCACCCCGTCTCCCCATCGCCCTTCAGCAAGCCGTTATGCGCAGCCTGCGGGAAAAACTCGCCCAGGCAAACCTGAAGCTCGGCCGCAGTTACCCTGAACCTAAGGTTGTTTATCAACAGCGCGGCACCGCGGCGGGCACCGCATGGCTGGAATCGTATGAGATCCGCCTGAACCCGGTGCTGATGATGGAAAACCAGCAGGCGTTTATTGAGGAAGTGGTGCCGCACGAGCTGGCCCATCTGCTGGTGTGGAAACACTTTGGACGCGTCGCCCCCCACGGAAAAGAGTGGAAGTGGATGATGGAAGCGGTGCTCGGCGTGCCGGCGCGCCGAACCCATCAGTTCGAGCTGGAATCGGTGCGCCGCAATACCTTCCCCTATCGCTGCCACTGTCAGCAGCACCAGCTTACCGTCCGCCGCCATAACCGCGTGATGCGCGGCGAGGCTACCTACCGCTGCGTCAAATGCGGCGAGCCGCTTGTGGCGGAATAA
- the endA gene encoding deoxyribonuclease I, with product MSRNISLAVAFLTTALSGHALADGINSFSQAKAAGVKVNADVPGDFYCGCKINWQGKKGVVDLESCGYKVRKNENRASRIEWEHVVPAWQFGHQRQCWQDGGRKNCAKDPVYRQMESDMHNLQPAVGEVNGDRGNFMYGQWNGGEGQYGQCGMKVDFKEKVAEPPARARGSIARTYFYMRDRYDLNLSRQQTQLFNAWDKQYPVTEWECQRDERIARVQGNHNPYVQRACQAQKS from the coding sequence ATGTCCCGTAATATTTCTCTCGCGGTCGCCTTTCTGACGACGGCGCTTTCCGGCCACGCCCTGGCCGACGGTATCAACAGTTTTTCTCAGGCTAAGGCAGCTGGCGTGAAGGTGAACGCCGACGTGCCGGGCGATTTCTACTGCGGCTGTAAAATTAACTGGCAGGGTAAAAAAGGGGTCGTCGACCTTGAGTCCTGCGGCTATAAGGTGCGTAAAAACGAAAACCGCGCCAGCCGCATCGAATGGGAGCATGTCGTTCCGGCATGGCAGTTCGGCCACCAGCGCCAGTGCTGGCAGGATGGTGGACGTAAAAACTGCGCCAAAGATCCGGTTTATCGGCAGATGGAAAGCGATATGCATAACCTGCAGCCTGCCGTGGGTGAAGTGAACGGCGATCGCGGCAACTTTATGTACGGCCAGTGGAACGGTGGCGAAGGCCAGTACGGCCAGTGCGGCATGAAGGTAGATTTCAAAGAAAAAGTGGCCGAGCCCCCTGCCCGCGCGCGCGGCAGTATCGCCCGCACCTATTTCTACATGCGTGACCGTTACGACCTCAACCTCTCCCGCCAGCAGACGCAGCTGTTCAACGCCTGGGACAAGCAATACCCGGTGACGGAGTGGGAATGCCAGCGCGACGAACGTATCGCCAGAGTCCAGGGGAATCACAACCCTTACGTCCAGCGGGCTTGCCAGGCGCAAAAGAGCTAA
- the rsmE gene encoding 16S rRNA (uracil(1498)-N(3))-methyltransferase, producing the protein MRIPRIYHPEPITAGREIALSDDAANHVGRVLRMGAGQAIQLFDGSNQVFDAEITRSDKKSVHVNVLRGEVDDRESPLHIHLGQVMSRGEKMEFTIQKSIELGVSLITPLFSERCGVKLDAERLNKKIQQWQKIAIAACEQSGRNRIPEIRPAMDLEDWCAEEDSGLKLNLHPRASASINTLPLPVERVRLLIGPEGGLSADEIAMTARYQFTDILLGPRVLRTETTALTAITALQVRFGDLG; encoded by the coding sequence ATGCGCATTCCCCGCATTTACCATCCTGAACCGATTACCGCAGGCCGCGAAATCGCCCTCTCCGATGACGCCGCCAACCACGTTGGCCGCGTGCTGCGGATGGGGGCCGGTCAGGCCATACAGCTGTTCGACGGATCGAACCAGGTTTTCGACGCGGAAATCACGCGGTCTGATAAAAAAAGCGTCCACGTTAACGTTCTGCGCGGTGAAGTGGACGATCGTGAATCACCGCTGCACATCCATCTGGGGCAGGTGATGTCGCGCGGCGAGAAAATGGAGTTCACGATCCAGAAATCCATTGAACTGGGTGTAAGCCTCATTACGCCACTTTTTTCTGAACGCTGTGGCGTTAAACTGGATGCGGAACGTCTGAACAAAAAGATCCAGCAGTGGCAGAAAATTGCCATTGCGGCGTGCGAGCAGAGCGGCCGCAACCGTATTCCGGAGATTCGCCCGGCGATGGATCTGGAGGACTGGTGTGCAGAAGAGGACAGCGGGCTGAAGCTCAATCTTCATCCGCGCGCCAGCGCCAGCATCAATACGCTGCCGCTGCCCGTTGAGCGCGTACGCCTGCTGATTGGCCCCGAAGGCGGCCTGTCGGCGGATGAAATTGCGATGACGGCACGTTACCAGTTTACTGATATTCTGCTGGGACCTCGCGTTCTGCGCACTGAGACAACGGCACTCACGGCCATTACCGCGCTACAGGTACGGTTTGGCGATCTGGGTTGA
- the gshB gene encoding glutathione synthase, producing the protein MIKLGIVMDPIANINIKKDSSFAMLLEAQRRGYELHYMEMNDLYLINGEARARTRLVNVEQNYDKWYEFGTEQDIALADLNVILMRKDPPFDTEYIYCTYILERAEEKGTLIVNKPQSLRDCNEKLYTAWFSDLTPETLVTRSKAQLKEFWQKHGDIIMKPLDGMGGASIFRVKEGDPNIGVIAETLTELGTRYCMAQNYIPAIKDGDKRVLVVDGEPVPYCLARIPQGGETRGNLAAGGRGEPRPLTESDWEIARRVGPTLKAKGLIFVGLDIIGDRLTEVNVTSPTCIREIEAEFPISITGMLMDAIEKRLQK; encoded by the coding sequence ATGATCAAGCTCGGCATCGTGATGGACCCCATCGCAAACATTAACATCAAGAAAGATTCCAGCTTCGCCATGCTGCTGGAAGCGCAGCGTCGCGGCTATGAACTCCACTACATGGAGATGAACGATCTTTACCTGATCAACGGTGAAGCACGCGCGCGCACCCGCCTCGTTAACGTCGAGCAGAACTACGACAAATGGTACGAATTCGGCACCGAGCAGGACATTGCGCTTGCCGATCTCAACGTCATCCTGATGCGTAAAGATCCGCCGTTCGACACCGAATACATCTACTGCACCTATATTCTTGAACGTGCCGAAGAGAAAGGCACGCTGATCGTCAACAAGCCGCAGAGCCTGCGCGACTGCAACGAAAAGCTCTACACCGCCTGGTTCTCTGACCTGACGCCGGAAACGCTGGTGACCCGCAGCAAAGCGCAGCTGAAAGAATTCTGGCAGAAGCACGGCGACATCATCATGAAGCCGCTGGACGGCATGGGCGGCGCGTCGATTTTCCGCGTGAAGGAAGGCGACCCGAACATTGGCGTGATTGCCGAAACGCTGACCGAGCTGGGCACCCGTTACTGCATGGCGCAAAACTATATTCCGGCGATCAAAGACGGCGACAAGCGCGTGCTGGTGGTGGATGGCGAACCGGTTCCTTACTGCCTGGCGCGTATCCCGCAGGGTGGCGAGACCCGTGGTAACCTGGCCGCCGGTGGCCGCGGCGAGCCGCGCCCGCTGACCGAAAGCGACTGGGAGATTGCCCGCCGCGTTGGCCCGACGCTGAAAGCCAAAGGCCTGATCTTCGTTGGTCTGGACATCATCGGCGATCGTCTGACCGAAGTGAACGTCACCAGCCCAACCTGCATTCGTGAAATTGAAGCGGAATTCCCGATCTCGATCACCGGAATGCTGATGGACGCTATCGAAAAACGTTTACAGAAATAA
- a CDS encoding YqgE/AlgH family protein, which yields MNLQHHFLIAMPALQDPIFRRAVVYICEYNEDGAMGIIINKPLENLQVEGILDKLKIPAEARLPEIRLDKPVMLGGPLAEDRGFILHTPPVFSSSIRISDNTVITTSRDVLETLGTAEQPSEVLVALGYSSWEKGQLEQEILDNAWLTAPADMNILFKTPIADRWRDAAKLIGIDILTMPGVAGHA from the coding sequence ATGAATTTACAGCATCACTTTCTTATTGCCATGCCTGCTCTCCAGGACCCGATTTTTCGCCGCGCCGTGGTTTATATCTGTGAATACAATGAAGACGGCGCGATGGGCATTATCATCAATAAACCGCTCGAAAATCTTCAGGTTGAAGGCATTCTGGACAAGCTGAAAATCCCGGCGGAAGCGCGACTGCCGGAAATCCGGCTTGATAAACCCGTGATGCTGGGTGGTCCTCTTGCCGAAGATCGCGGTTTCATCCTGCATACGCCGCCGGTATTCTCTTCCAGCATTCGCATTTCGGATAACACCGTCATCACCACTTCGCGCGACGTGCTCGAAACGCTGGGCACCGCAGAGCAGCCTTCTGAAGTGCTGGTAGCGCTGGGCTATTCGTCGTGGGAGAAAGGCCAGCTTGAGCAAGAGATCCTCGATAACGCTTGGCTGACCGCGCCTGCGGACATGAATATCCTGTTTAAAACCCCTATCGCCGATCGCTGGCGTGACGCGGCGAAGCTGATTGGCATTGATATCCTGACCATGCCAGGCGTAGCGGGGCACGCCTGA
- the ruvX gene encoding Holliday junction resolvase RuvX, which yields MSGTLLAFDFGTKSIGVAVGQRITGTARPLAALKANDGTPDWNLIERLLKEWQPDDVIVGLPLNMDGTEQPLTARARKFANKIHGRFGVSVKLHDERLSTVEARAGLFEHGGFRALNKGSVDSASAVIILESYFEQGF from the coding sequence ATGAGCGGAACACTTTTGGCCTTTGATTTTGGTACCAAAAGCATTGGTGTCGCCGTGGGTCAGCGCATCACCGGTACCGCGCGTCCGCTCGCGGCCCTGAAGGCCAACGACGGCACGCCGGACTGGAACCTTATCGAACGCCTGCTCAAAGAGTGGCAGCCGGATGACGTGATTGTCGGGTTACCGCTCAACATGGACGGCACGGAACAGCCGCTGACCGCTCGGGCGCGCAAATTCGCCAATAAAATCCACGGCCGCTTTGGCGTCTCCGTGAAGCTGCACGACGAGCGTCTCAGCACCGTTGAAGCGCGTGCGGGCCTGTTTGAGCACGGTGGATTCCGGGCGCTCAACAAAGGCAGCGTGGACTCCGCTTCTGCCGTCATCATCCTCGAAAGCTATTTCGAGCAGGGCTTTTAA
- a CDS encoding type IV pilus twitching motility protein PilT, which produces MDVEEIVALSVKHNVSDLHLCSDSPPRWRRTGRLEPAPFPTPDVEALLKTWLNDEQQGAWWANGQADFAVTVSGGQRLRGSAFRQMRGVSVTLRLLPRTCPQLASLGAPRAIPELLSNDAGLILVTGATGSGKSTTLAAMVDFLNHHADGHILTLEDPVEFIYQSERCLIQQREIGQHSPSFADALRSALRQDPDVILLGELRDSETIRLALTAAETGHLVLATLHTRGASQAIERLVDTFPAQEKDPVRNQLAGSLRAVLAQRLLPDLQGGRVALYELLVNTAAAANLIREGKTWQLPGIIQTGQQAGMQNFDQSLAERRAQGRL; this is translated from the coding sequence ATGGATGTGGAAGAAATTGTGGCCCTTAGTGTAAAGCATAACGTCTCCGATCTACACCTGTGCAGTGATTCGCCACCGCGCTGGCGAAGAACGGGCCGGCTTGAGCCTGCTCCCTTTCCGACCCCCGACGTGGAGGCATTATTAAAGACGTGGCTCAACGATGAGCAGCAGGGCGCGTGGTGGGCAAACGGTCAGGCGGATTTTGCCGTGACGGTGTCGGGAGGCCAGCGCCTGCGCGGCAGCGCCTTTAGGCAGATGCGCGGCGTTTCTGTGACGCTGCGGCTGTTGCCGCGTACCTGCCCGCAGCTCGCTTCGCTGGGCGCGCCGCGGGCAATCCCGGAACTGTTGTCCAACGACGCCGGGCTGATTCTGGTCACGGGGGCGACCGGCAGCGGCAAGTCCACAACGCTGGCGGCGATGGTCGATTTTCTTAACCACCATGCTGACGGGCATATCCTCACGCTTGAGGATCCGGTGGAGTTTATCTACCAGAGCGAACGGTGCCTGATCCAGCAGCGGGAGATAGGTCAGCACAGCCCGTCATTTGCCGACGCGCTGCGCAGCGCCTTACGCCAGGATCCGGACGTGATTCTGCTCGGTGAGCTGCGCGACAGCGAAACGATCCGCCTGGCGCTCACGGCGGCGGAAACCGGGCATCTGGTGCTGGCGACGCTGCACACGCGCGGGGCATCGCAGGCGATTGAGCGGCTGGTGGATACGTTTCCGGCGCAGGAGAAAGATCCGGTCCGTAACCAGCTGGCCGGCAGCCTGCGTGCGGTGCTGGCGCAGAGGCTGCTTCCCGATCTCCAGGGCGGACGCGTCGCGCTGTATGAACTGCTGGTGAACACCGCCGCGGCGGCGAATCTTATTCGCGAAGGAAAAACGTGGCAGCTGCCCGGCATTATTCAAACCGGTCAGCAGGCGGGAATGCAGAATTTTGACCAGAGCCTGGCGGAGAGACGGGCGCAGGGGCGGCTGTAG
- a CDS encoding YggS family pyridoxal phosphate-dependent enzyme yields the protein MNDIAHNLAQVRDKISAAATRCGRASEEITLLAVSKTKPASAIAEAIDAGHRAFGENYVQEGVDKIRDFQEQGITNLQWHFIGPLQSNKSRLVAEHFDWCHTIDRLRIATRLNDQRPAKMPALNVLIQVNISDENSKSGIALSELDALAAEVAKLPRLTLRGLMAIPAPESSYERQFAVAQQMAVAFEALKARYETVDTLSLGMSDDMEAAIAAGSTMVRIGTAIFGARDYSK from the coding sequence ATGAACGACATTGCGCATAACCTGGCACAGGTCCGGGACAAAATCTCAGCCGCAGCAACGCGTTGCGGCCGGGCTTCAGAAGAAATTACGCTGCTTGCAGTCAGCAAAACCAAGCCTGCGAGCGCCATCGCAGAAGCCATCGATGCCGGCCATCGGGCGTTTGGTGAAAACTACGTGCAGGAAGGCGTGGATAAAATTCGCGACTTCCAGGAACAGGGGATTACGAATCTGCAGTGGCACTTTATTGGCCCCCTGCAGTCGAACAAAAGCCGTCTGGTGGCGGAGCACTTCGACTGGTGTCACACCATTGACCGTCTGCGTATTGCTACCCGTCTGAACGACCAGCGTCCGGCAAAGATGCCTGCGCTTAACGTGCTGATTCAGGTCAACATCAGCGACGAAAACAGCAAGTCCGGCATTGCGCTGAGCGAGCTGGACGCGCTGGCCGCGGAGGTGGCCAAACTGCCGCGCTTAACCCTGCGTGGTTTGATGGCAATCCCGGCGCCTGAGTCAAGTTATGAAAGGCAGTTTGCCGTGGCACAGCAAATGGCTGTAGCATTTGAGGCGCTTAAAGCGCGCTATGAAACGGTAGACACGCTTTCTCTGGGCATGTCGGATGATATGGAAGCCGCCATCGCGGCAGGCAGCACTATGGTGCGCATCGGCACGGCTATTTTCGGTGCGCGCGACTACTCAAAATAA
- a CDS encoding YggT family protein: MKTLTFLLSTVLELYTMALLLRVWMQWARCDFYNPFSQFVVKITQPVVGPLRRIIPAMGPIDSSSLLVAFILSVIKAIVLFMVITFQPIIWIAAVLILIKTIGLLIFWVLLVMAIMSWVSQGRSPVEYALIQLAEPLLRPIRNLLPSMGGIDFSPMILVLLLYVINMGIAELLQSTGNMLLPGLWMAL, from the coding sequence ATGAAGACGTTGACTTTCCTGCTCTCAACTGTGCTTGAGCTGTATACGATGGCGCTTTTGCTGCGCGTCTGGATGCAGTGGGCCCGCTGTGATTTTTACAATCCGTTCTCCCAGTTTGTCGTGAAAATCACGCAACCCGTGGTCGGACCGCTGCGCCGCATTATCCCGGCCATGGGTCCCATCGACAGTTCGTCTCTGCTGGTGGCGTTTATTCTCAGCGTGATCAAAGCCATCGTGCTGTTTATGGTCATCACCTTCCAGCCAATTATCTGGATTGCTGCCGTCCTGATTCTGATCAAAACCATCGGCCTGCTGATATTCTGGGTGCTGCTGGTGATGGCGATCATGAGCTGGGTGAGCCAGGGGCGTAGCCCGGTGGAGTATGCCCTGATTCAGCTGGCCGAGCCGCTGCTGCGTCCGATCCGTAACCTGCTTCCGTCCATGGGCGGCATCGATTTTTCGCCGATGATCCTGGTTCTGCTGCTCTATGTGATCAACATGGGGATCGCTGAACTGCTGCAGTCTACGGGCAATATGCTGCTGCCGGGGCTGTGGATGGCGCTATGA
- the yggU gene encoding DUF167 family protein YggU: MSAVSTCADGLVLRLYIQPKASRDSIVGLHGDELKVAITAPPVDGQANAHLTKYLAKQFRVAKSQVIIEKGELGRHKQVKILNPQAIPTEVAALKEQD, from the coding sequence ATGAGTGCAGTAAGCACCTGCGCTGACGGGCTGGTTTTGCGGCTGTATATTCAGCCCAAAGCCAGCCGCGACAGTATTGTTGGGCTGCATGGCGACGAGTTAAAGGTCGCCATCACCGCCCCGCCGGTTGATGGCCAGGCTAACGCCCATTTGACCAAATATCTGGCAAAACAGTTTCGCGTCGCCAAAAGCCAGGTCATCATTGAAAAAGGTGAACTTGGGCGGCATAAACAGGTAAAAATCCTTAATCCGCAAGCTATCCCGACGGAAGTCGCGGCTCTGAAAGAACAGGACTAA
- a CDS encoding XTP/dITP diphosphatase, with product MQKVVLATGNAGKVRELASLLNDFRLDVVAQTDLGVESAEETGLTFIENAILKARHAAQITGLPAIADDSGLAVDFLGGAPGIYSARYSGVDATDQQNLEKLLVALKDVPDEQRTAQFHCVLVYLRHAEDPTPIVCHGSWPGVITREAAGNGGFGYDPIFFVPTEGKTAAELTREEKSAISHRGRALKLLLEALRNG from the coding sequence ATGCAGAAAGTTGTTCTCGCGACCGGCAACGCCGGTAAAGTACGCGAGCTGGCCTCGCTATTAAATGATTTTAGGCTGGATGTGGTCGCTCAGACCGATCTTGGCGTGGAGTCCGCCGAGGAGACGGGGCTGACGTTTATCGAAAACGCGATCCTGAAAGCGCGCCACGCGGCGCAGATTACCGGCCTGCCCGCGATTGCCGACGACTCCGGCCTGGCGGTGGATTTTCTCGGCGGCGCGCCGGGGATTTACTCCGCGCGCTATTCCGGCGTTGACGCCACCGACCAGCAGAATCTGGAAAAGCTGCTTGTCGCCCTGAAGGACGTGCCCGACGAACAGCGCACCGCGCAGTTCCACTGCGTGCTGGTCTATCTGCGTCATGCAGAAGATCCAACGCCAATCGTCTGCCACGGCAGCTGGCCGGGCGTCATTACCCGTGAAGCGGCGGGCAACGGCGGCTTTGGCTACGACCCCATTTTCTTTGTCCCGACCGAGGGCAAAACCGCCGCGGAACTGACCCGCGAAGAGAAAAGCGCGATTTCCCACCGTGGACGCGCGCTGAAACTGTTACTGGAAGCACTGCGTAATGGCTAA